In a genomic window of Streptomyces pristinaespiralis:
- a CDS encoding VWA domain-containing protein, producing the protein MTASVNDERLRRWRLVLGGESGADGTGCTLTGTDAAMDGALTSLYGRSAGAADGGRNSSRSAGLGASAPSVARWLGDIRTYFPSSVVQVMQRDAIDRLGLSALLLEPEMLEAVEADVHLVGTLLSLNKAMPETTKETARAVVRKVVEELERKLATRTRSTLTGALDRSARINRPRHRDIDWDRTIRANLKNYLPEFNTVVPERLIGYGRASQAVKKEVVLCIDQSGSMAASVVYASVFGAVLASMRSIATRLVVFDTAVVDLTDQLDDPVDVLFGTQLGGGTDINRALAYCQSQITRPADTVVVLISDLYEGGIRDEMLKRVAAMKASGVQFVTLLALSDEGAPAYDREHAAALAALGAPAFACTPDLFPDVMAAAIEKRPLPIPDMAAHQ; encoded by the coding sequence ATGACTGCGAGCGTGAACGACGAGCGGCTGCGGCGCTGGCGACTGGTGCTCGGCGGAGAGTCCGGTGCCGACGGCACGGGCTGCACCCTCACCGGGACCGACGCGGCGATGGACGGAGCGCTCACCTCTCTGTACGGCAGGTCCGCCGGCGCTGCCGACGGCGGCCGCAACAGCAGCCGTTCGGCGGGCCTGGGCGCGTCCGCGCCGTCCGTCGCCCGCTGGCTCGGCGACATCCGTACGTACTTCCCGAGCTCCGTCGTGCAGGTCATGCAGCGGGACGCGATAGACCGGCTCGGTCTCTCCGCGCTGCTGCTGGAGCCGGAGATGCTGGAGGCGGTCGAGGCCGATGTGCATCTCGTCGGCACCCTGCTCTCGCTCAACAAGGCGATGCCGGAGACGACGAAGGAGACGGCCAGGGCGGTCGTGCGCAAGGTCGTCGAGGAACTGGAGAGGAAGCTCGCCACCCGCACCAGGTCCACCCTGACAGGCGCGCTCGACCGCTCGGCGCGGATCAACCGGCCGCGCCACCGGGACATCGACTGGGACCGCACCATCCGGGCGAACCTCAAGAACTACCTGCCGGAGTTCAACACGGTCGTCCCCGAGCGGCTCATCGGCTACGGCCGGGCGTCCCAGGCGGTGAAGAAGGAGGTCGTGCTCTGCATCGACCAGTCGGGCTCGATGGCAGCGTCCGTGGTCTACGCGTCGGTCTTCGGCGCGGTGCTGGCCTCGATGCGCTCCATCGCCACGCGGCTCGTCGTCTTCGACACGGCCGTCGTCGATCTGACCGATCAGCTGGACGACCCCGTGGACGTCCTCTTCGGCACCCAGCTCGGCGGCGGCACGGACATCAACAGGGCCCTGGCGTACTGCCAGTCGCAGATCACCCGCCCCGCCGACACCGTCGTCGTCCTGATCAGCGACCTCTACGAGGGCGGCATCCGCGACGAGATGCTGAAACGGGTCGCGGCGATGAAGGCGTCCGGAGTGCAGTTCGTCACTCTGCTGGCGCTCTCCGACGAGGGCGCCCCGGCCTACGACCGTGAGCACGCGGCGGCCCTCGCGGCCCTCGGGGCACCGGCGTTCGCCTGTACGCCGGACCTCTTTCCGGACGTCATGGCGGCGGCCATCGAGAAACGCCCCCTGCCCATACCGGACATGGCCGCCCATCAGTGA
- a CDS encoding cell division protein PerM, whose product MTQVTEQSHSLPQAPVAVQGGASVALVASFVRGATAAGLGLGVITVLVMVMWISSPFPDSDPTDALHVAAALWLLAHGTELVRTDTLTGAPAPMGIVPLLLVAVAAWPAHRAARDALEPAEGRPRPSAWSAPTMVASGYVMVGAPVVLYVAGGSFAADPLSALVHLPLVTFLAAATGAWNASGRPLGPLPDRVPQWLRAAVAAGRVSAALRSAAAGTITLLVGGAVLAVTATVWHGRAAQESFLGLSGEWSGRAALGLLALALLPNAAVWGAAYGLGPGFAVGTDATAAPLAATGTPALPDFPLLAAVPGEGPGTPLHWAAVAIPVVAGGALAWFTAGAAAPRHGERESAWSSGGTALTVLLGAVGCAGLMCLLAAASGGPLGTGRLSEFGPVWWLTGGAALLWTAGLGIPLALALRAWRLRTPGRGRGRGLLRRRGAATEGPAAAVTFTEAPPVPPAPPTGQAASDTSLDGGPGPLDDESELYDFLPADTWTARDPRDPRGPREDRWAALKESSGGLMPDFPPLPLPAPPTAPGPGARTTTDPEPAADPGAAATPPSPAPPASQAAEDPGGEPPKDPSGEPPEPSEEAAR is encoded by the coding sequence GTGACCCAAGTGACCGAACAGAGCCACTCGCTGCCGCAAGCACCGGTCGCCGTGCAGGGCGGCGCGTCGGTCGCGCTGGTCGCGTCGTTCGTACGCGGCGCGACGGCGGCCGGACTCGGGCTCGGCGTGATCACCGTGCTCGTGATGGTGATGTGGATCAGCTCGCCCTTCCCCGACAGCGATCCCACCGACGCCCTGCACGTCGCGGCGGCGCTGTGGCTGCTGGCGCACGGCACCGAGCTCGTACGGACGGACACGCTCACCGGGGCGCCCGCGCCGATGGGGATCGTGCCGTTGCTGCTCGTCGCCGTGGCCGCCTGGCCGGCCCACAGGGCGGCACGCGACGCCCTGGAACCGGCGGAGGGCAGGCCGAGGCCGTCCGCCTGGAGCGCACCGACGATGGTGGCCAGCGGATACGTGATGGTCGGTGCGCCGGTCGTCCTCTACGTGGCCGGTGGTTCCTTCGCCGCCGACCCGCTGAGCGCCCTCGTCCATCTGCCGCTCGTGACGTTCCTGGCCGCGGCCACCGGGGCCTGGAACGCGAGCGGCCGGCCGCTGGGCCCGTTGCCGGACCGGGTGCCGCAGTGGCTGCGGGCCGCCGTCGCCGCCGGCAGGGTGTCCGCCGCGCTGCGATCCGCCGCCGCGGGCACGATCACGCTGCTCGTCGGCGGCGCGGTGCTGGCCGTGACCGCGACGGTCTGGCACGGACGGGCCGCGCAGGAGTCGTTCCTGGGCCTGTCGGGGGAGTGGTCGGGCCGGGCGGCCCTCGGGCTGCTGGCGCTGGCACTGCTGCCGAACGCGGCGGTGTGGGGCGCGGCTTACGGGCTCGGTCCCGGCTTCGCGGTCGGTACGGACGCGACCGCGGCGCCGCTCGCGGCGACCGGCACGCCCGCGCTGCCCGACTTCCCGCTCCTCGCGGCGGTACCGGGCGAAGGGCCCGGCACCCCGCTGCACTGGGCGGCGGTCGCGATTCCCGTCGTCGCGGGAGGGGCGCTCGCCTGGTTCACGGCGGGAGCGGCGGCCCCGCGGCACGGCGAGCGCGAAAGCGCCTGGAGTTCCGGCGGTACGGCCCTCACGGTGCTGCTCGGCGCGGTCGGCTGCGCCGGCCTCATGTGTCTGCTCGCCGCCGCGTCCGGCGGCCCGCTCGGCACCGGCCGCCTCTCGGAGTTCGGCCCCGTGTGGTGGCTCACCGGTGGCGCGGCCCTGCTCTGGACGGCCGGCCTGGGGATCCCGCTGGCCCTGGCGCTGCGTGCGTGGCGGCTGAGGACGCCCGGTCGGGGACGGGGGCGGGGGCTGCTGCGCCGGCGCGGCGCCGCGACCGAAGGGCCTGCGGCCGCGGTGACGTTCACGGAGGCGCCCCCGGTGCCCCCGGCTCCGCCGACGGGTCAGGCGGCGTCGGACACGAGCCTCGACGGTGGGCCCGGCCCGCTCGACGACGAGTCGGAGCTGTACGACTTCCTCCCGGCGGACACCTGGACCGCCCGTGATCCGCGCGATCCGCGGGGGCCGCGCGAGGACCGCTGGGCCGCGCTGAAGGAGTCCTCCGGCGGCTTGATGCCGGACTTCCCCCCACTCCCGCTCCCCGCCCCGCCGACCGCCCCCGGCCCCGGCGCCCGGACCACCACCGACCCTGAGCCCGCCGCCGACCCCGGGGCCGCCGCGACGCCCCCGTCGCCGGCCCCGCCCGCGTCGCAGGCGGCGGAAGACCCCGGCGGCGAACCGCCGAAGGACCCGAGCGGCGAACCGCCCGAGCCCTCTGAGGAAGCCGCCCGCTGA
- the sucC gene encoding ADP-forming succinate--CoA ligase subunit beta gives MDLFEYQARDLFAKHGVPVLAGEVIDTPEAAREATERLGGKSVVKAQVKVGGRGKAGGVKLAATPDEAVARATDILGMDIKGHTVNKVMIAETAPEIAEEYYVSYLLDRTNRTFLAMASVEGGMDIEEVAATKPEALAKVPVDANEGVTKEKAAEIVAQAKFPAEVADQVADILVTLWKTFIAEDALLVEVNPLAKVADGRVIALDGKVSLDENADFRQPDHEALEDKAAANPLEAAAKAKNLNYVKLDGEVGIIGNGAGLVMSTLDVVAYAGEAHDNVKPANFLDIGGGASAEVMANGLEIILGDPDVKSVFVNVFGGITACDEVANGIVQALELLKSKGEEVTKPLVVRLDGNNAELGRKILSDANHPLVQRVDTMDGAADKAAELAAAAK, from the coding sequence GTGGACCTGTTCGAGTACCAGGCGAGGGACCTCTTCGCCAAGCACGGTGTACCGGTGCTGGCCGGTGAAGTCATCGACACGCCTGAGGCGGCGCGCGAGGCCACCGAGCGACTGGGCGGCAAGTCGGTCGTCAAGGCGCAGGTGAAGGTCGGCGGCCGCGGCAAGGCCGGCGGCGTCAAGCTGGCCGCCACTCCGGACGAGGCCGTCGCCCGTGCGACGGACATCCTCGGGATGGACATCAAGGGCCACACGGTCAACAAGGTGATGATCGCGGAGACCGCTCCGGAGATCGCCGAGGAGTACTACGTCTCGTACCTCCTCGACCGCACCAACCGCACCTTCCTGGCCATGGCCTCCGTCGAGGGCGGCATGGACATCGAGGAGGTCGCGGCCACCAAGCCCGAGGCCCTCGCGAAGGTCCCGGTCGACGCCAACGAGGGTGTCACCAAGGAGAAGGCCGCCGAGATCGTCGCCCAGGCGAAGTTCCCGGCCGAGGTCGCCGACCAGGTCGCCGACATCCTGGTGACCCTGTGGAAGACCTTCATCGCCGAGGACGCCCTCCTCGTCGAGGTCAACCCGCTGGCCAAGGTCGCCGACGGCCGCGTCATCGCGCTCGACGGCAAGGTGTCCCTCGACGAGAACGCCGACTTCCGTCAGCCGGACCACGAGGCCCTCGAGGACAAGGCCGCAGCCAACCCGCTCGAGGCTGCCGCCAAGGCCAAGAACCTCAACTACGTCAAGCTCGACGGCGAGGTCGGCATCATCGGCAACGGCGCGGGTCTGGTCATGTCGACCCTCGACGTCGTCGCCTACGCCGGCGAGGCCCACGACAACGTGAAGCCCGCCAACTTCCTCGACATCGGTGGTGGCGCCTCCGCCGAGGTCATGGCGAACGGCCTCGAGATCATCCTCGGCGACCCGGACGTCAAGTCCGTCTTCGTCAACGTCTTCGGTGGCATCACCGCCTGTGACGAGGTCGCCAACGGCATCGTCCAGGCCCTGGAGCTGCTGAAGTCCAAGGGCGAGGAAGTCACCAAGCCGCTGGTCGTGCGCCTCGACGGCAACAACGCGGAGCTGGGTCGCAAGATCCTCTCCGACGCCAACCACCCGCTGGTGCAGCGCGTGGACACCATGGACGGCGCGGCCGACAAGGCCGCCGAGCTCGCCGCTGCTGCGAAGTAA
- a CDS encoding helix-turn-helix domain-containing protein, translated as MTESITRSASGTPLPPPKERRRLREAKSLSEDEVATTIGVTRATVRSWETGRTDPRGRKREAYARLLAALGTRNDEYAPSGRPLKDDRNRDDREREDRARDGRDRDTRDPDGRSGDAERSGGTQPPAPPEDAPADRAHPPSPARSAPPTRTAQPTANTRPRPAVKRAAKPPAALHPRPGARPGPPSGAALSADSPRTVSSLGPAALTVPAPSPEEAFDVLYAGVAPDLVRQTYLLTGRRRLSQESVERAFHTAWQCWPQVAVDRDPAGWVRAVAYEYAMSPWNRLRPAHRFPDELPGEEPRRQFLEALQELPTTYRRTLLLHDGLGLGLPETAAETEASTPAAANRLVHAREAMAERLPELADTGVLRDRLRALAGAGPAPLMTPACDVRSGCERRAQMWTRAVAAATALIIAATAFTLVTAPRQYDPPISPAQQIEGVPAPQHGPHRLTEQDRELRDKLRSEPVSGPGRLLPLQG; from the coding sequence ATGACCGAGAGCATCACCCGCTCCGCGTCCGGCACCCCCCTGCCGCCCCCGAAGGAACGGCGCAGGCTTCGGGAGGCGAAGTCCCTCTCCGAGGACGAGGTCGCGACGACGATCGGGGTCACGCGGGCGACGGTCCGGTCCTGGGAGACCGGCCGCACCGACCCGAGGGGGCGCAAACGCGAGGCGTACGCCAGGCTGCTCGCCGCCCTCGGCACGCGGAACGACGAGTACGCCCCGTCCGGCCGGCCCCTGAAGGACGACCGGAACAGGGACGACCGGGAGCGGGAGGACCGGGCGCGGGACGGCAGGGACCGGGACACGCGGGACCCGGACGGCAGGTCCGGGGATGCCGAACGATCCGGAGGAACGCAACCGCCGGCCCCGCCGGAGGACGCGCCCGCCGACCGCGCCCATCCGCCGTCGCCGGCACGGTCGGCGCCGCCCACCCGCACGGCGCAGCCCACGGCGAACACCCGGCCCCGTCCCGCCGTGAAGCGGGCCGCGAAGCCGCCGGCGGCCCTGCATCCGAGACCGGGCGCCAGGCCCGGACCGCCGTCCGGCGCGGCGCTCTCCGCCGACAGCCCACGTACCGTCAGCTCCCTCGGTCCGGCGGCGCTCACCGTACCGGCGCCCAGCCCGGAGGAGGCGTTCGACGTGCTGTACGCGGGCGTCGCCCCGGACCTGGTGCGCCAGACGTATCTGCTCACCGGCCGCCGGCGGCTCTCCCAGGAGTCGGTCGAGCGCGCCTTCCACACCGCCTGGCAGTGCTGGCCTCAGGTCGCCGTGGACCGGGACCCGGCGGGCTGGGTGCGGGCGGTCGCCTACGAGTACGCCATGTCCCCGTGGAACCGGCTGCGGCCCGCGCACCGGTTCCCCGACGAACTTCCGGGCGAGGAGCCGCGGCGGCAATTCCTCGAGGCGCTCCAGGAGCTCCCCACGACCTACCGCCGGACCCTGCTGCTCCACGACGGCCTCGGGCTCGGACTGCCGGAGACCGCGGCGGAGACGGAGGCCAGCACCCCCGCCGCCGCGAACCGTCTCGTGCACGCGCGCGAGGCCATGGCCGAGCGGCTCCCCGAACTGGCGGACACCGGCGTGCTGCGCGACCGGCTGAGGGCACTGGCCGGTGCCGGACCCGCGCCGCTCATGACACCGGCGTGCGACGTGCGCAGCGGGTGCGAGCGCCGGGCGCAGATGTGGACGCGGGCGGTCGCCGCGGCGACCGCGCTGATCATCGCGGCGACCGCCTTCACCCTGGTCACGGCGCCACGGCAGTACGATCCGCCGATCTCTCCGGCCCAGCAGATCGAAGGCGTGCCCGCGCCGCAGCACGGACCGCACCGGCTGACCGAGCAGGACAGGGAGCTCCGCGACAAGCTCCGCTCCGAACCGGTGAGCGGACCCGGGCGTCTTCTCCCGCTGCAGGGCTGA
- the sucD gene encoding succinate--CoA ligase subunit alpha, protein MAIFLNKDSKVIVQGMTGATGMKHTKLMLGDGTNIVGGVNPRKAGTSVDFDGTEVPVFGSVAEAMEKTGADVSVLFVPPAFAKAAVVEAIDAEIPLAVVITEGIAVHDSAAFWAYAKSKGNKTRIIGPNCPGLITPGQSNAGIIPGDITKPGRIGLVSKSGTLTYQMMYELRDIGFSSAVGIGGDPVIGTTHIDALAAFEADPDTDLIVMIGEIGGDAEERAADFIKANVTKPVVGYVAGFTAPEGKTMGHAGAIVSGSSGTAAAKKEALEAAGVKVGKTPTETAKLARAILAG, encoded by the coding sequence ATGGCTATCTTCCTGAACAAGGACAGCAAGGTCATCGTCCAGGGCATGACCGGTGCCACGGGCATGAAGCACACCAAGCTCATGCTGGGTGACGGCACCAACATCGTCGGCGGCGTGAACCCGCGCAAGGCCGGCACGTCCGTCGACTTCGACGGCACCGAGGTACCGGTCTTCGGCTCCGTCGCCGAGGCCATGGAGAAGACGGGCGCCGACGTCTCCGTCCTCTTCGTGCCGCCGGCCTTCGCCAAGGCCGCCGTCGTCGAGGCGATCGACGCCGAGATCCCCCTCGCGGTCGTCATCACCGAGGGCATCGCCGTCCACGACTCCGCCGCCTTCTGGGCCTACGCGAAGTCCAAGGGCAACAAGACCCGCATCATCGGCCCGAACTGCCCCGGCCTCATCACGCCGGGCCAGTCCAACGCCGGCATCATCCCGGGCGACATCACCAAGCCCGGCCGCATCGGTCTCGTGTCCAAGTCCGGCACGCTGACCTACCAGATGATGTACGAGCTCCGTGACATCGGCTTCTCCTCCGCCGTCGGCATCGGTGGCGACCCGGTCATCGGTACGACGCACATCGACGCCCTCGCGGCGTTCGAGGCCGACCCCGACACCGACCTGATCGTGATGATCGGTGAGATCGGCGGCGACGCCGAGGAGCGTGCGGCCGACTTCATCAAGGCCAACGTCACCAAGCCGGTCGTCGGCTACGTCGCGGGCTTCACCGCCCCCGAGGGCAAGACCATGGGCCACGCCGGCGCCATCGTCTCCGGCTCCTCCGGCACCGCCGCGGCGAAGAAGGAGGCCCTCGAGGCCGCGGGCGTCAAGGTCGGCAAGACGCCGACCGAGACGGCCAAGCTGGCGCGCGCGATCCTCGCCGGCTGA
- a CDS encoding DUF5682 family protein — protein MTPLLLGVRHHGPGSARAVRAALEAAAPAAVLIEGPPEGDALLPLAADEQMRPPVALLAHATDDPGRAAFWPLAEFSPEWVAIRWALANGAAVRFIDLPAAHSLALTAEPEAGPQEAEEDAPDVRIDPIAVLAGAAGYDDPERWWEDVVELRGSRPAPDRGPADDAAGEAGPFAPFTALAEAMAALRETYGHGGHDRDLVREAFMRLQIRAAKKEFGDSGVAVVCGAWHVPALMTATTVAADKALLKGLPKVRTDMTWVPWTHRRLARRSGYGAGIDSPGWYGHLFGVPDRPVERWMTKVARLFRDEDRMVSSAHVIEAVRLAETLAVMRGRPLAGLTETVDAVRAVMCDGSDVPLDLVRDRLIVGDVLGEVPDTAPAVPLQRDLTRQQRSLRLKPEALERELDLDLRKDTDAAKSRLLHRLRLLAVGWGEPAAGRGSTGTFRESWRLRWEPELSVKVAEAGVWGTTVLSAATAKAEAQAGAATALAEVTALAEQCLLAELPDALPVVMKALADRAALDADVSHLAQALPALARSLRYGDVRATDTAALGEVAAGLAERICVGLPPACAGLDADGAEEMRGHLDGVHAAVGLLPDADGIKERWRSVLRKLAGRDSVPGVIRGRTARLLLDEGHLEEDEAARLMALALSPGTEPAAAAAWIEGFVGGASGGGLLLVHDERLLGLVDSWLTGVSAQAFTDVLPLLRRTFSAYEPGVRRTLGELVRRGEGTAATRTRTDAGVPGFGPGLDTARADAVIPVLGLLLGIDDNELYDLAGVAG, from the coding sequence ATGACACCGCTCCTGCTCGGGGTCCGCCACCACGGGCCGGGCTCGGCCAGGGCGGTGCGGGCCGCGCTGGAGGCGGCCGCCCCCGCGGCCGTACTGATCGAAGGCCCACCGGAGGGCGACGCCCTGCTCCCGCTGGCCGCCGACGAGCAGATGCGCCCGCCCGTCGCCCTGCTCGCGCACGCCACGGACGATCCGGGCAGGGCCGCGTTCTGGCCGCTGGCCGAGTTCTCCCCCGAATGGGTGGCGATCCGGTGGGCGCTGGCCAACGGCGCGGCCGTGCGCTTCATCGACCTGCCCGCGGCGCATTCGCTCGCGCTGACCGCGGAGCCGGAGGCCGGGCCCCAGGAGGCGGAGGAGGACGCGCCGGACGTCCGGATCGACCCGATCGCGGTCCTCGCCGGGGCCGCCGGGTACGACGACCCGGAGCGTTGGTGGGAGGACGTCGTCGAGCTGAGGGGCTCCCGTCCGGCACCGGACCGCGGGCCGGCGGACGACGCCGCGGGTGAGGCCGGTCCGTTCGCGCCGTTCACCGCCCTCGCCGAAGCCATGGCGGCCCTGCGGGAGACGTACGGCCACGGCGGGCACGACCGGGACCTCGTGCGCGAGGCGTTCATGAGGCTCCAGATCCGCGCCGCGAAGAAGGAGTTCGGGGACAGCGGCGTCGCCGTCGTCTGCGGCGCCTGGCACGTGCCGGCGCTCATGACCGCCACGACGGTCGCCGCGGACAAGGCCCTCCTCAAGGGGCTGCCCAAGGTCAGGACGGACATGACGTGGGTGCCCTGGACCCACCGCAGGCTGGCGCGCCGCTCCGGCTACGGCGCGGGCATCGACTCGCCCGGCTGGTACGGCCACCTCTTCGGTGTCCCCGACCGGCCCGTGGAGCGGTGGATGACGAAGGTCGCCCGGCTGTTCCGGGACGAGGACCGGATGGTGTCGTCCGCCCATGTCATCGAGGCCGTACGGCTCGCCGAGACCCTGGCCGTGATGCGGGGCCGCCCGCTCGCCGGACTGACCGAGACCGTCGACGCGGTCCGGGCCGTGATGTGCGACGGCTCCGACGTACCGCTCGACCTCGTCAGGGACCGGCTCATCGTGGGGGACGTGCTCGGCGAAGTGCCCGACACGGCGCCCGCCGTACCGCTCCAGCGCGATCTGACCCGGCAGCAGCGCAGTCTGCGGCTCAAGCCGGAGGCTCTCGAGCGCGAACTGGACCTGGATCTGCGCAAGGACACCGACGCCGCCAAGAGCCGGCTGCTGCACCGGCTGCGGCTGCTCGCGGTCGGCTGGGGCGAGCCTGCCGCAGGCCGGGGAAGCACCGGCACGTTCCGGGAGAGCTGGCGGCTGCGCTGGGAGCCCGAGCTGTCCGTGAAGGTCGCGGAGGCCGGCGTCTGGGGCACCACGGTGCTCTCCGCCGCCACCGCCAAGGCGGAGGCGCAGGCAGGCGCGGCGACGGCGCTCGCCGAGGTGACCGCCCTCGCCGAGCAGTGCCTCCTGGCCGAACTGCCCGACGCGCTCCCCGTGGTGATGAAGGCCCTGGCCGACCGGGCCGCCCTCGACGCCGACGTGAGCCACCTCGCCCAGGCGCTGCCCGCGCTGGCGCGTTCGCTGCGGTACGGCGACGTGCGCGCCACCGACACGGCGGCGCTCGGCGAGGTCGCCGCAGGGCTCGCCGAGCGGATCTGCGTCGGCCTGCCGCCCGCCTGCGCCGGGCTCGACGCGGACGGCGCTGAGGAGATGCGCGGCCACCTCGACGGGGTGCACGCCGCCGTCGGCCTGCTGCCGGACGCCGACGGCATCAAGGAGCGCTGGCGGTCCGTGCTGCGCAAACTGGCCGGCCGTGACTCCGTCCCCGGGGTGATACGCGGCCGGACGGCCCGCCTGCTGCTGGACGAGGGGCACCTCGAGGAGGACGAGGCCGCACGCCTGATGGCTCTCGCTCTCTCCCCGGGCACGGAGCCTGCCGCGGCCGCCGCCTGGATCGAGGGCTTCGTCGGCGGCGCGTCCGGGGGAGGGCTGCTGCTGGTCCACGACGAACGTCTGCTGGGGCTGGTCGACTCATGGCTGACCGGCGTGTCCGCACAGGCGTTCACCGATGTGCTGCCGCTGCTGCGCCGCACCTTCTCCGCCTACGAACCGGGCGTCCGCCGCACCCTGGGCGAACTCGTCCGGCGGGGGGAGGGGACGGCGGCCACGCGGACGCGGACGGACGCCGGTGTCCCCGGCTTCGGACCCGGCCTCGACACCGCCCGGGCGGACGCCGTGATTCCCGTGCTGGGGCTCCTCCTCGGCATCGACGACAACGAGCTGTACGACCTGGCGGGAGTGGCCGGATGA